The following are encoded together in the Pseudoalteromonas shioyasakiensis genome:
- a CDS encoding GGDEF domain-containing protein, which translates to MIKHLLKQSKQSGLEEIEHVKFLIISKIAYFALIVHVLLIPVFAHIGANTLALVNILSVLAWASGIFLIKQGLTSLALRVFCLEVIIHAVIVCATLGLGAGFQFYLWTVSCILMIDYQLTFKHAALYSLVMIAIFALLYVFFSDVQYSFAYPELLPHVNVINIIIAGLPMVYGMGLIREITLSQRVELTEMAARDPLTKLYNRRFAKKLITAAHQKSIELESSLCIVMADIDKFKNINDNYGHEKGDTVLINVARLIRQFINDDDIAVRWGGEEFLILLTNTDAKQAFAKIETLRLKIAELEAHHEFPDLTVTMSFGLIEWQPLASIEKMLQHADEALYKSKHAGRNQTTIAKGQRPAFKDADAVN; encoded by the coding sequence TTGATCAAACACTTATTAAAACAATCAAAGCAATCTGGCTTAGAAGAGATTGAACACGTTAAATTTCTGATTATTTCTAAAATCGCCTATTTCGCGTTGATTGTTCATGTCTTGCTGATCCCCGTATTTGCTCACATAGGGGCAAATACGCTTGCTTTAGTTAATATCTTGAGTGTGCTTGCTTGGGCAAGCGGCATCTTTTTAATTAAGCAAGGACTGACTTCGCTGGCACTTAGAGTATTTTGCCTTGAAGTAATTATTCATGCGGTCATAGTCTGTGCCACCCTTGGCTTAGGCGCAGGGTTCCAGTTTTACCTATGGACTGTATCTTGTATTTTAATGATCGATTATCAATTAACCTTTAAACATGCAGCTTTATATAGCTTAGTGATGATTGCGATATTCGCCCTGCTATATGTATTTTTTTCAGATGTTCAGTACAGCTTTGCTTACCCAGAATTACTACCACATGTAAATGTAATCAATATTATTATCGCTGGTTTACCTATGGTCTATGGCATGGGTCTAATCAGAGAAATTACTTTGTCGCAACGGGTTGAGTTAACAGAAATGGCAGCCCGCGATCCACTTACTAAGCTCTACAACCGCCGTTTTGCAAAAAAATTAATCACTGCAGCACATCAAAAGAGCATAGAACTTGAGAGCAGTCTTTGCATCGTTATGGCTGACATCGATAAGTTTAAAAATATTAATGACAATTACGGCCATGAAAAAGGTGATACGGTGCTCATTAATGTCGCAAGGTTAATTCGCCAATTTATTAATGATGACGATATAGCGGTACGCTGGGGTGGTGAAGAGTTTTTAATTTTATTAACTAATACAGATGCAAAGCAAGCCTTTGCAAAAATTGAAACTTTACGTTTAAAAATCGCCGAACTAGAGGCGCATCATGAATTCCCCGATCTCACGGTCACCATGAGTTTTGGACTTATTGAATGGCAACCGCTCGCCTCAATAGAAAAAATGCTACAACACGCTGATGAAGCGCTGTATAAAAGCAAGCACGCAGGACGCAACCAAACTACCATTGCTAAAGGTCAACGCCCTGCTTTCAAAGATGCTGATGCGGTTAATTAA
- a CDS encoding carbon-nitrogen hydrolase family protein, translating into MPAEKTHLEICNLTKEQYPQIKTLMDQAYPGLGGAWPSHTIFRLIDQFPEGQIGIVDDGVLVGIALSVQVDYARFSNPHTYEDIVDGHDRVFSDPEGDALYGLDVVISSTHRGMRLGRRLYDARKELCRQYNLRAILAGGRIPRYYNHSAEMTPMEYIEKVDHKELYDPILSFQLSNDFQVKRLLKKYLPEDQESVGYATLLEWNNIMFEPTDTVLESTKSIVRVGAVQWQMRCVESVEELLKQVEYFVDTVSDYKSDFILFPEFFNAPLMGLTEQSNQTEAIRYLAEYTETFRDAMSRMAVEYNANIITGSMPLAEDDKIYNVSYLCHRSGKIDEQRKIHITPHEQNDWVIQGGDKIAVFETDAGRVGIQICYDVEFPELSRILAKQGLDILFVPFWTDTKNSYLRVRHCAQARAIENECYVVIAGSVGNLPEVESLDVQYSQSAVLTPSDFSFPHDATLNEATPNTEMLLFSDLDMDKLKILHSEGTVRNLKDRREDLYDVILKKRDN; encoded by the coding sequence ATGCCGGCGGAAAAAACGCATTTAGAGATTTGTAATCTAACCAAAGAACAGTACCCACAAATAAAGACCCTCATGGATCAAGCGTACCCAGGGCTTGGTGGAGCTTGGCCAAGCCATACTATTTTTAGGCTAATAGACCAGTTTCCGGAAGGGCAAATAGGTATTGTTGACGATGGTGTCTTAGTCGGCATCGCCCTGAGTGTTCAGGTAGATTACGCGCGCTTTTCTAACCCACATACCTACGAAGATATTGTTGATGGCCATGACCGTGTATTTAGTGATCCTGAAGGTGATGCACTTTATGGTTTAGATGTGGTGATTTCATCAACTCACCGAGGTATGCGATTGGGACGTCGCTTATACGATGCACGAAAAGAGCTGTGCCGTCAGTATAACTTACGCGCCATTTTAGCGGGTGGGCGTATTCCGCGTTATTACAATCATAGTGCAGAGATGACTCCGATGGAGTACATCGAAAAAGTAGACCACAAAGAGCTGTACGATCCGATTTTAAGCTTTCAGCTATCTAATGATTTCCAAGTTAAACGTTTACTAAAAAAATACCTTCCTGAAGATCAGGAGTCAGTAGGTTATGCCACTTTACTAGAGTGGAATAACATTATGTTTGAGCCGACTGATACGGTACTTGAGTCGACCAAATCAATTGTCCGTGTCGGTGCCGTACAGTGGCAAATGCGCTGTGTTGAGTCTGTTGAAGAGCTACTTAAGCAAGTGGAATACTTTGTTGATACGGTGTCTGACTATAAGAGTGACTTTATTCTGTTTCCGGAGTTTTTCAATGCCCCGTTAATGGGCCTCACCGAGCAAAGCAATCAAACGGAAGCCATTCGCTATCTGGCCGAATACACAGAAACCTTCCGTGATGCAATGTCGCGCATGGCGGTTGAATACAATGCCAATATTATCACAGGCTCCATGCCGCTTGCTGAAGATGACAAGATTTATAATGTCAGCTACCTATGCCATCGTAGCGGTAAAATCGATGAGCAGCGCAAAATTCATATTACGCCCCACGAGCAAAATGACTGGGTGATCCAAGGCGGTGATAAAATTGCTGTATTTGAAACGGATGCGGGTCGTGTGGGTATTCAAATTTGTTACGATGTAGAGTTTCCTGAGCTGTCACGTATTCTCGCTAAGCAAGGGTTAGATATTTTGTTCGTGCCATTTTGGACAGATACAAAAAATAGTTACTTACGTGTTCGTCATTGTGCGCAAGCACGCGCAATCGAAAATGAATGTTATGTTGTGATTGCAGGCTCGGTTGGTAACTTACCTGAGGTTGAGAGTTTAGACGTACAGTATTCGCAATCAGCAGTGCTTACCCCTTCTGATTTCTCGTTCCCGCATGATGCGACCTTGAATGAAGCAACACCGAATACCGAAATGTTGCTATTCAGTGATTTAGATATGGATAAGTTGAAAATCCTTCACAGTGAAGGTACGGTAAGAAACTTAAAAGATCGCCGTGAAGATTTGTATGACGTGATCTTGAAAAAGCGAGATAACTAA
- a CDS encoding DMT family transporter — protein MAWLYLIVAGLLEIGWPVGLKMSQQEDSRWLGIAIAVAFMVASGFMLWLAQKDIPMGTSYAVWTGIGAAGTFLVGILFYGDAATFGRIAGVLLIISGVITLKISH, from the coding sequence ATGGCGTGGCTGTATTTAATTGTCGCAGGACTGTTAGAAATTGGTTGGCCAGTTGGCCTTAAAATGTCTCAACAGGAAGACAGTCGCTGGTTAGGTATTGCAATAGCTGTTGCCTTTATGGTCGCCAGTGGTTTTATGTTGTGGTTGGCGCAAAAGGATATTCCGATGGGGACATCCTATGCGGTTTGGACAGGCATAGGAGCCGCAGGCACTTTCTTAGTTGGTATTTTATTTTATGGGGATGCTGCCACTTTTGGCCGCATTGCCGGAGTACTGTTGATAATTAGTGGTGTAATAACGCTAAAGATTAGTCATTAA
- a CDS encoding DMT family transporter: protein MTWIFLTIFAAFMQSWRNALQSKLSATVSVAGVTLARFIVASPIAALYLFALYQYQDAALPDFNLAFIGYIVGASIVQILATGLMVKLFKMNNFAVGAGLAKSEALMAAILGVMFFGSALSLLGWVGVFIGAIAVLLLSGIANVKHFNLGTALLGLACGTSFALSSSWIREASLNSGLTFPHSAAWVLVLIISLQTLMLCVYIALKERDTFKKMWHHKGTTTAVSVCSCLGSIGWFSAMSLQHVAYVKTLGQIEVFFTILVSILWLKQPLKRQDTAGLVLIALAAILVMLPN from the coding sequence ATGACTTGGATTTTCTTAACTATTTTTGCGGCATTTATGCAGTCGTGGCGCAACGCTCTGCAAAGTAAACTCAGTGCAACTGTGAGTGTTGCCGGGGTAACACTTGCTCGCTTTATCGTTGCCAGCCCAATTGCTGCCCTGTATTTATTTGCCCTTTATCAGTATCAAGACGCCGCACTTCCTGATTTTAACCTAGCTTTTATTGGCTACATTGTTGGTGCCAGTATCGTCCAAATCCTTGCCACTGGTTTGATGGTAAAACTGTTTAAAATGAATAACTTTGCAGTCGGCGCAGGGCTTGCCAAAAGTGAAGCACTGATGGCGGCGATTTTAGGTGTAATGTTCTTTGGCTCAGCACTGTCATTGCTAGGTTGGGTTGGCGTATTTATTGGTGCAATTGCGGTATTGCTATTAAGTGGCATAGCGAATGTTAAACACTTTAATTTGGGCACCGCACTGCTTGGGCTTGCCTGTGGTACTTCATTTGCTCTTTCATCGTCATGGATTCGTGAGGCAAGTTTAAATTCAGGACTGACTTTCCCGCACTCTGCCGCTTGGGTGTTAGTGCTGATTATTAGCTTACAAACACTGATGCTGTGCGTGTATATTGCATTAAAAGAGCGCGATACATTTAAGAAAATGTGGCATCACAAAGGCACCACGACCGCTGTTAGTGTTTGTAGCTGTTTAGGTTCTATTGGTTGGTTTAGCGCCATGAGCTTGCAGCATGTTGCTTATGTAAAAACATTGGGGCAGATAGAAGTATTCTTTACCATTTTGGTATCGATTCTTTGGTTAAAACAACCGCTAAAACGCCAAGACACGGCGGGGCTTGTGTTAATTGCACTGGCAGCCATTCTGGTAATGCTACCTAACTAG
- a CDS encoding MAPEG family protein, translating into MTTLIICALIAVLIPYLAKAPVAFAQNKLSGYDNKHPREQQAKLTGFGARALAAHQNSFESLIIFAVALAVVIGSNNVYQVTETLAIMHVIARVLYCIFYYINQDILRSLVWLVGYVCAVAMIAVCL; encoded by the coding sequence ATGACCACATTGATTATCTGCGCACTCATCGCAGTGCTCATACCTTATTTAGCTAAAGCCCCCGTGGCTTTTGCACAAAATAAGTTGTCGGGCTATGACAATAAACACCCGCGTGAACAACAAGCTAAACTAACAGGCTTTGGTGCTCGTGCATTGGCTGCACATCAAAATAGCTTTGAGTCACTAATTATTTTTGCCGTCGCGCTGGCAGTTGTAATAGGTAGCAATAATGTCTATCAGGTGACAGAAACTCTGGCGATTATGCATGTTATCGCCCGCGTGTTGTATTGTATTTTCTACTACATAAACCAGGATATTCTGCGCTCATTAGTCTGGCTAGTGGGTTATGTTTGTGCTGTGGCGATGATTGCTGTTTGCCTCTAG
- a CDS encoding M56 family metallopeptidase: MLDAFFNWLLDQQLLISSAIMFLLLLERKLLSQLSARLVYTLWALLPISLLLANLPEHLKPIQNDFISKLTITPNTAIMPQFTLTWFAIYGFISAALLITAVYFHYRFLAKLQLAPITLDQHSNQSMRLYQSNQVSSPMVVGVINTKLVLPTNYQSHYNSHALALILEHESVHIKRKDNLINAIALSAIILLWFNPVAWLGYASLRRIQELSCDEQVLKNKSTEQRILYSKALVHCASFSRTGLMAYSQYGDKNTMLQRLNQIKQIDNSSFIAKTALVIFTMGMLSSFAIAKQPMSVEKTKDYQAVMRVEPIYPIQAAEQGISGSVVLKYDILPSGATSNVSVVSAEPEGVFNREAKRALKQWQYAPSESGFKNALVQLDFALDENYQAKDLIEKIKVSSK, translated from the coding sequence ATGTTAGATGCATTTTTTAATTGGTTGTTAGATCAACAACTTTTGATCTCATCTGCAATTATGTTTTTATTGCTGCTAGAGCGAAAGTTACTAAGCCAGCTGTCGGCACGCTTGGTTTATACACTGTGGGCGCTTTTACCAATTAGTTTATTGTTAGCGAACCTACCAGAGCACTTAAAGCCAATTCAAAACGACTTTATCAGTAAGCTGACTATCACGCCAAACACAGCAATAATGCCGCAGTTTACGCTCACTTGGTTTGCTATTTATGGCTTTATTAGTGCCGCACTGCTGATCACTGCCGTATATTTTCATTACCGCTTTTTAGCAAAACTGCAATTAGCGCCAATTACGCTTGATCAGCACAGCAACCAAAGCATGCGCTTATACCAAAGCAATCAGGTGAGTTCACCAATGGTTGTGGGGGTTATAAACACCAAGCTAGTGCTGCCAACAAACTACCAAAGCCATTACAACAGCCATGCTTTAGCGCTTATTTTAGAGCATGAATCAGTGCACATTAAACGCAAAGATAACCTAATTAATGCCATCGCTTTAAGTGCCATTATTTTGTTGTGGTTTAACCCTGTCGCTTGGCTTGGTTATGCAAGTCTGCGCCGCATTCAAGAGCTTTCATGTGATGAGCAAGTACTCAAAAATAAATCAACTGAACAACGAATTTTATACAGTAAGGCATTAGTGCACTGTGCAAGCTTTAGCAGAACAGGCTTAATGGCTTATTCACAATACGGAGATAAAAACACCATGTTACAACGTCTAAATCAGATCAAGCAGATCGACAACAGCTCATTTATTGCAAAAACAGCGTTAGTTATTTTTACAATGGGCATGCTTAGCAGTTTTGCCATTGCAAAACAGCCGATGTCCGTTGAAAAGACAAAAGACTATCAAGCGGTAATGCGCGTAGAGCCGATATACCCAATTCAAGCGGCAGAGCAAGGTATTAGCGGTTCAGTCGTTTTGAAATACGATATTTTACCAAGCGGCGCCACCAGCAATGTTAGTGTGGTGAGTGCAGAGCCTGAAGGTGTTTTCAATCGAGAAGCGAAAAGAGCCTTAAAACAATGGCAATATGCGCCGTCTGAATCTGGCTTTAAAAACGCCTTAGTGCAACTCGATTTTGCCTTAGACGAAAACTATCAAGCAAAGGATTTAATAGAGAAAATTAAAGTTAGCTCTAAGTAA
- a CDS encoding BlaI/MecI/CopY family transcriptional regulator codes for MIELSKAEFEVLDAVWLGYPATASEVIARLSDDKEWHEKTIKTLLSRLVKKGALSFEKQGRQYNYTPCIAREEYTLKESQSFIERFFNGRIAPLVSGFAKSEQLSQHDIDELKKVIDDWEKQQK; via the coding sequence ATGATTGAACTTTCTAAAGCTGAATTCGAAGTATTAGATGCGGTATGGCTTGGCTACCCAGCCACGGCAAGTGAAGTAATTGCGCGTTTAAGTGACGATAAAGAATGGCACGAAAAAACCATTAAAACGCTACTCAGCCGTTTAGTTAAAAAAGGCGCACTAAGCTTCGAGAAACAAGGTCGCCAGTATAACTACACCCCTTGCATTGCTCGTGAAGAATACACATTAAAAGAAAGCCAAAGCTTTATTGAACGCTTTTTTAATGGCCGAATTGCGCCGCTGGTGAGTGGCTTTGCTAAATCAGAGCAACTCTCGCAACATGATATTGATGAGCTGAAAAAGGTTATCGATGATTGGGAAAAACAGCAAAAATAA
- a CDS encoding pseudouridine synthase, with amino-acid sequence MPEKVRLAKFIAHAGVCSRKQASRLIDQGDVTVNGRAANHIDHVDEHDDVIVLGEKISAKAPLTYFAYHKPVGIDCKLNADDPTSLIHSLPKTTRVYPIGRLDKDSRGLLILTNDGEFCNQLIHPDYHQPKRYLVTVDKPLDGDFCKKMASGVPVDKQITLPCTVNQVNETQFCIVLKQGLNRQIRKMARFCGYKVIDLYRTDIANLSLSTLNLPEGQIVSIKKSDIL; translated from the coding sequence ATGCCAGAAAAAGTACGACTTGCTAAATTTATTGCCCATGCGGGTGTTTGCTCTCGAAAGCAAGCATCGCGCTTGATAGATCAAGGTGATGTAACAGTAAATGGCCGTGCCGCAAATCATATAGATCATGTTGATGAGCACGATGATGTGATTGTACTTGGCGAAAAAATATCAGCAAAAGCGCCACTCACCTACTTTGCGTATCACAAGCCTGTTGGTATAGATTGCAAATTAAATGCTGACGACCCAACCAGTCTTATTCATAGTCTGCCTAAAACCACTCGGGTTTACCCAATTGGCCGGCTCGACAAAGACTCGCGAGGTTTGTTGATTTTGACCAATGACGGTGAGTTTTGTAATCAACTGATCCACCCTGATTACCATCAACCAAAACGCTATTTAGTTACGGTAGATAAGCCCCTTGATGGCGACTTTTGTAAAAAAATGGCGAGCGGTGTGCCTGTCGATAAACAAATAACCCTCCCTTGCACGGTGAACCAAGTCAACGAAACGCAGTTTTGTATCGTCTTAAAACAAGGCTTAAATCGGCAAATACGTAAAATGGCTCGTTTTTGTGGCTACAAAGTCATCGACCTTTACCGCACAGATATCGCAAATCTTTCACTCTCCACGCTGAATTTGCCCGAAGGACAGATAGTCAGTATCAAAAAAAGTGACATTCTCTAA
- a CDS encoding DUF6482 family protein — translation MPIKLSELADHQPLQKVILHSLEMALYQVSVVINNVEYYVTDEQGEFIRDISPLHIQKRLDHLSYGDMVLRHTSAYDEMCGQPEKLASNMLEVPYGKNHLY, via the coding sequence ATGCCTATCAAGTTATCAGAGCTTGCAGATCACCAACCACTGCAAAAGGTCATCCTTCATTCATTAGAAATGGCGCTGTATCAAGTGTCTGTGGTAATTAATAACGTTGAGTATTATGTTACTGATGAGCAAGGTGAGTTTATTCGTGATATTAGCCCGTTGCATATTCAAAAGCGTCTTGATCACCTAAGTTATGGCGATATGGTTTTACGCCACACCAGTGCTTATGATGAAATGTGCGGTCAGCCCGAAAAGCTGGCGAGTAACATGCTCGAAGTACCTTATGGCAAGAACCACTTATACTGA
- a CDS encoding GNAT family N-acetyltransferase, producing the protein MYQLKSDDSADLNNQLREHIVAFNAAHFNAERIPLGFKFVNKQNTVVAGIHGQVFGNWLLIGWLWCDDKTRGKGLATRLLAELESKAKAFGANTAQLDTLDFQAKPFYEKNGYQVKYEMSNYPLDGYRYFMEKSL; encoded by the coding sequence ATGTATCAATTAAAAAGTGATGACTCAGCTGATCTAAACAACCAGCTAAGAGAACATATTGTGGCTTTCAACGCCGCGCATTTTAATGCCGAGCGTATTCCTTTAGGCTTTAAATTTGTAAATAAACAAAACACTGTTGTTGCTGGTATACATGGCCAAGTATTTGGTAATTGGCTGCTTATTGGTTGGCTTTGGTGTGATGATAAGACACGTGGTAAAGGGCTAGCGACACGATTGTTAGCTGAATTAGAGAGCAAAGCTAAAGCGTTTGGTGCAAATACCGCTCAACTTGATACGCTCGATTTCCAAGCCAAACCCTTTTACGAAAAAAACGGCTACCAAGTTAAATACGAAATGAGTAACTACCCACTTGACGGTTACCGTTATTTTATGGAAAAAAGCCTTTAA
- a CDS encoding HopJ type III effector protein: MTLNEFLATLASTPQQIEFTDTMAVIDSNYDFTPSGFNNHGLLSEANENNGSCKIFAFAKLNQLSKQNTLDCFGAFYRDDVLPNPEGQDHMNIRTFMLAPEATPFLGITFTEQDVLKAK, encoded by the coding sequence ATGACTCTTAACGAATTCCTGGCGACATTAGCAAGCACACCACAGCAAATTGAGTTTACCGATACCATGGCGGTCATAGACAGCAATTACGATTTTACCCCAAGCGGTTTTAACAATCATGGCCTGCTAAGCGAGGCAAATGAAAATAATGGCTCATGTAAAATTTTTGCCTTTGCAAAGCTTAATCAACTAAGTAAACAAAATACCCTAGATTGCTTTGGCGCGTTTTATCGTGATGACGTGTTGCCCAATCCTGAAGGGCAAGACCATATGAACATTCGCACCTTTATGCTTGCCCCTGAAGCGACTCCTTTCTTAGGGATTACTTTTACCGAGCAAGACGTGCTCAAAGCAAAGTAA
- a CDS encoding retropepsin-like aspartic protease family protein, whose translation MNALLKLILLCSLSLNGYFIWQLFNPAKPLEIETVAPAPKVQKGTALPAHFQQAVALFSNQLFDKAVAEYTQLLVNEPRYARQLKRAWQQQLESWLSHQKFTLSEQFLTAFLNNHPYDVAMLELDAKRLIAQGDTQQGIISLLALSNQLDSNDKQLLNKQINEISASYIDELTAAQQWQALLNSSQQWLDYAPGNAYYLYNHALANYHLEDYVASQITLDQLPEDHDYKPQAEQLHQLIQQALAGVEVIKLTARGSHFLVNSIINDDIKTELMIDTGASFTVINQTLLNSLNTPANYLGTLEVNTANGIVEAQRYQLESFQVGQQRISNFEVLVIENHAGYGLLGMNFLENFKFNINQQVNELELIKNNF comes from the coding sequence ATGAATGCTTTACTTAAATTAATATTACTGTGTTCTCTTAGTTTAAATGGTTACTTTATTTGGCAGCTTTTTAACCCAGCAAAGCCGTTAGAAATAGAAACTGTCGCACCAGCGCCTAAAGTACAAAAAGGCACGGCGTTACCTGCCCACTTCCAGCAAGCAGTTGCACTATTTAGCAATCAGTTATTCGATAAAGCGGTTGCTGAGTACACTCAATTACTTGTGAATGAACCTCGTTATGCAAGGCAGCTAAAACGAGCTTGGCAACAGCAACTAGAATCATGGCTTTCCCACCAAAAATTCACTTTAAGTGAACAATTTCTAACGGCCTTTTTAAATAACCACCCTTACGATGTCGCTATGCTTGAGCTTGATGCTAAGCGTTTAATAGCACAAGGTGATACCCAACAGGGAATTATCAGCTTACTGGCTCTTAGCAACCAGTTAGACAGCAATGATAAGCAACTACTTAACAAACAAATTAACGAGATAAGCGCATCCTATATTGATGAGCTAACTGCAGCACAACAATGGCAGGCATTGCTTAATAGCAGTCAACAGTGGCTTGATTACGCGCCAGGTAACGCGTATTACTTATATAACCATGCATTAGCTAACTATCATTTAGAAGATTATGTCGCAAGCCAAATTACCCTAGATCAACTGCCTGAAGATCATGACTATAAACCACAGGCCGAGCAATTACATCAGTTGATTCAACAAGCCTTAGCAGGTGTTGAAGTTATAAAGTTAACCGCTCGAGGTTCACACTTTTTAGTAAACAGTATTATTAACGATGATATTAAAACCGAGCTGATGATCGACACGGGCGCTAGCTTTACTGTAATTAACCAAACATTATTAAACTCGCTTAACACCCCAGCCAATTATCTTGGCACACTTGAAGTAAACACTGCTAATGGAATTGTCGAAGCACAGCGTTATCAGCTCGAATCGTTTCAAGTTGGACAACAGCGTATTAGTAATTTTGAAGTGCTGGTAATAGAAAATCATGCCGGCTATGGTTTATTAGGTATGAACTTTTTAGAGAATTTTAAGTTTAATATCAATCAGCAAGTGAATGAGTTAGAGTTGATAAAGAACAATTTTTAA
- a CDS encoding HAD-IA family hydrolase — translation MIRFNRALSPVSVLSFDLDDTLYNNHPIIKSALQAQADYLEALDQWPTDSMSYWLTCRDNALKQDATLIDDVTRWRQAALHYAMTDLGFSAEQAQLHAENAYQAFADARSQITVTDEVLELLANLGKHYRLIAITNGNVEVEKFNLNGVFELVLQAGPHGKAKPHSALFDSAAKQLEVNHKEILHIGDSLDTDVKGANNAGCQSVWLNNQAMQYRYQGLADIEISNIMALNHLVKK, via the coding sequence ATGATCCGATTTAACCGTGCCCTATCGCCAGTTTCTGTTTTAAGTTTTGATTTAGACGACACACTTTACAACAACCATCCGATCATAAAATCAGCCTTGCAAGCACAAGCTGATTACCTCGAAGCGCTAGACCAGTGGCCCACCGATAGCATGAGCTACTGGTTAACATGCCGCGATAATGCCTTAAAGCAAGATGCGACTTTAATTGATGACGTTACGCGCTGGCGACAAGCAGCATTACACTATGCCATGACAGATCTGGGTTTTTCAGCAGAGCAAGCTCAGTTGCATGCCGAAAACGCTTATCAGGCATTCGCTGATGCCCGCAGTCAAATAACCGTAACTGATGAAGTGCTTGAATTACTTGCTAACCTCGGTAAACACTACCGCCTCATCGCCATCACCAATGGTAATGTCGAAGTAGAAAAGTTTAACCTTAATGGTGTGTTTGAGTTAGTTTTACAAGCAGGCCCACACGGAAAAGCGAAGCCGCACAGCGCTTTATTTGATAGCGCAGCAAAGCAGTTAGAGGTTAATCATAAGGAAATTTTGCACATTGGCGATAGTCTAGATACTGATGTAAAAGGCGCCAATAATGCCGGATGCCAAAGTGTTTGGCTAAATAACCAAGCAATGCAATATCGTTATCAAGGATTAGCGGATATTGAAATAAGTAATATCATGGCGCTCAATCATTTAGTTAAAAAGTAA